The nucleotide window ttcgtatttatgttgacaaatgtcaaataataattccgccatgaatttcggtgcggtctcgctttagcgcacgctgtattgcgcattaacgttaatttaaaaaatctaacacagcggttgaattaagaactaatgtatctttcatttgctgtccaacctgtatttttttagtcaagtttatgattacttatcgattagaataggtgcctctccaagatggcgccggacagattgcttgaagttttggccactaatcacattgtataaccacaatttgtgccgctaaatatgcacgttttcgaacaaaccctatatgcattgtgtaatatgatgttacaggactgtcatctaatgaagaatatcaaggttagtcaaaaattatatatcttttgcctgtttgttacgatcgctaacctttgcagctggtaaatggtgttgtgtttctggctattgtggtaagctaatataatgctatattgtgttttcgctgtaaaacacttagaaaatctgaaatattggctggattcacaagatctgtgtctttcatttgctgtacgctgtgtatttttaagaaatgttttatgatgagtaattaggtaatacacgatggtttctgtagttattctagttgctttggtgagagttgtgatggtggctgcaatggtaaactatgatttatacctgaaatatgcacatttttctaacaaaacatatgctatacaataaatatgttatcagactgtaatctgatgaagttgtttcttggttagtggctatttatatctttatttggtcgaatttgtgatagctactgatgcagtaaaaaaatggtggagtaaaaaaagtggtgtcttttgctatcgtggttagctaatagatttacatattgtgtcttccctgtaaaacattttaaaaatcagaaatgatggctggctTCACAAGATGTGtttctttcatctggtgtcttggacttgtgatttaatgatatttagatgctagtatttacttgtgacgctatgctaggctatgctagtcagcttttttactgatgggggtgctcccggatccgggtttgggaggaactaGAAGTTAAATATCTTCAGTATGAGTTATTATGTGGATGTTTTAAACATGTGTTAATCATGTGCTCTTCTGCCCTCTAGTCTGGGTCAATGTGGTCTGACAGAGGGTTGCTGTTCACATCTGGCCTCAGTCCTGAGTTCACCCAACTCACAACTGAAACAACTGGAGCTGAGAGACAATGACCTGCAGGACTCAGGAGTTACactgctgtctgctggactggaggatccagactgtaaactacaCACACTGGGGTAAGTACAGCTGTTTCAGTCAGGTCAGTACTGAGCTGAGTTACactgctgtctgctggactggaggatccagactgtaaactacaCACACTGGGGTAAGTACAGCTGTTTCAGTCAGGTCGGTACTGAGCTGAGTTACactgctgtctgctggactggaggatccagactgtaaactacaCACACTGGGGTAAGTACAGCTGTTTCAGTCAGGTCGGTACTGAGCTGAGTTACactgctgtctgctggactggaggatccagactgtaaactacaCACACTGGGATAAGTACAGCTGTTTCAGTCAGGTCGGTACTGAGCTTAGTAAAACAAATGATCAGAAAATCTTATTTATCACATTGTTTGTGTCATGGACAAATGGATGGGTGTCCTACAAGATGATTGACACCAGTGCATCAACCTAGACAGCTGTTGTgtgtctctgtaggctgtctggctgtctggtcaCAGAGGAGGGCTGTGCTGCTCTGtcttcagctctgaggtcaaacccctcccacctgaaagagctggacctgagctacaatcacccaggagactctgCAGGGGGACTGCTTTCAGCTGCTCTGGTGGATCCCACATCTAAACTGATGAAGCTGAAGTAAGTCAGAATAGATGTCCTAATAGTGTGAGCAGCGGTTGTGTCATATTTAGTGTAGTAGGGTCAGTAACATGAGGACATGATGGTAGAATTAAGGGGAAGTTTACTCAGCAGGCTGAGCACTCCAACAAAGCATACATCATCACCACATGAATACTCTTCTTCTGCATCTCTGATATCCTGTTGGAATTGTACTCTgttctgtatgcagtaggtaggatagaatacctgtatgtctctagtaatCAATTGTACTTCGTTCTGTATACAGTAGGTAGTatagaatacctgtatgtctctagtaatgaattgtactccgttctgtatgtagtaggtaggatagaatacctgtatgtctctagtaatgaattgtactctgttctgtatgcagtaggtaggatagaatacctgtatgtctctagtaatgaattgtactccgttctgtatgcagtaggtaggatagaatacctgtatgtctctagtaatgaattgtactccgttctgtatgcagtaggtaggatagaatacctgtatgtctctagtaatgaaCTTGGATAGTGCACCAGAACACAACAATATGGTATAAATGTTGACTGCTTTATTAGGTCTTTGTCAGTCAATAACCTGTTTCTCCTACAGTGTGGATCATGGTGGAGAGTGCAGGCTGAAATCAGGGCTGAGGAAATGTAAGTCTCTTCAATCCTAATTAACTGCATATTCAGAACTATAGTAACATAGTAACTAATCAATACTTGTTATTTTCCTACAAAACAACGTTTTATGTGAAGATGTGGTTTGATTAAACTCTCCTTTTGTCTATAGATGCCTGTCATCTCACCCTGGACCCAAATACAGTAAACCCACACCTGCTACTGTCTGAGGGGAACAGGAAGGTGACACGGGTGGAAGAGAGGCAGCATTATGAAGACCATCCAGACAGATTTGACTGTCTTTACCAAGTTCTCTGCAGAGAAGTCATTTCTGGATGTCGTTATTactgggaggtggagagggatggtgactgggcTGACATTGGTGTAGTGTACAAAGGAATGaagaggaagggaagggaggatGACAGTTGGATTGGACTCAATAGGAAGTCCTGGTGTTTATACTGCTATGATAGTGCTTATGAATTTATCCATGCTGGAGTCAACAGATCCATCTCTGGTCCTGTTTCTAAGAGAGTTGGTGTGTATCTGGACTGGTCAGCTGGTTCTTTGTCCTTCTATAGTGTGTCCTCCTCTGGTACACTGACACACCTCTACACAGAACACACCACATTCACTGAACCCCTCTATCCTGGATTTGGggtttactcctcctcctcagtgactCTGTGTCAGATAGATGACCAACACATTCAGAGGTGAGTCATAGATATGTTTAATCATTTGTTTCCTCTGGAATCATTTCTACAGTTCGattagtggtgtgttttaatgtgttctggtggacctacagacagttagattagtagtagtggtgtgttttaatgttttctgttggacctacagacagttagattagtagtagtggtgtgttttaatgtgttctgttggacctacagacagttagattagtagtaatggtgtgttttaatgtgttttgttggacctacagacagttagattagtcgtagtggtgtgttttaacctgtttgggctgcaagcccgacgtcggtacaattatgacaacagccagctcaaagtgcagggcgcgaaattcaaaagatattttttttaaatatttaactttcacacattaacaagtccaatacagcatatgaaaggtacacatcttgtgaatcaagccaacatgtccgatttttaaaatgttttacagggaagacaaaatatgtaaatctattagctaaccacgttagcaaaagacaccacttttctaactccatcagtttcttactccatcactagctttcacaaattcgaccaaataaagaaataaatagccactaaccaagaaaaaacttcatcagatgacagtctgataacatatttattgtatagcatatgttttgttcgaaaaatgtgcatatttcaggtataaatcatagtttacatttcagctacaatcagaaattgcaccgaaagcagccataatatttacagacaccaacgtcaaatacctaattactcatcataaaacatttctgaaaaatacatagtgtgcagcaattgaaagacaggcatcttgtgattccagccaatatttccgatttattaaatgttttacagcgaaaacaaaatgtagcgctatattagcgtagccacaatagccagaaacacttgggcgcccacgaccagttcacatgcacgacagatatatgaaataacatcataaattgggtcttacttttgctgatctttcatcagaatgttgaacaaggtgtcctttgtccagatgagtcgttgtttggattcagaatggcaactttccctcttcatttagcatgggcactagccgagtggcacggatctctccaacgtaaacaaagtcagagaacggaacacggcaaaactcccgaaaaaatttcaataatctgattaaactatattgaaaaaacatacattacgatgatatggtcacatgtatcaaataaaatcagagccggagatagttgtcgtccataacggcagcaaaacagaaggcaatcccacttcCAAGTCGCGcgcttcagagtaccggaagtggacggtcatgtcaaagaaatagcttttattccacctcagaccaagataaacacaaaatttcttctctcacatcctcttgacacccagaggaaggcgtatgaagtgtacgtagactcctacgtgtcatgaccatgtataggcaggaagttgaacagagcatataTTTCTGACATTctacttcctggtcagggaaagtgctgccaaatgagttctgtttcactcagagaaataattcaaacggttttagaaactagagagtgttttctatccaatagtaataataatatgcatattgtacgaggaagaattgagtacgaggccgtttgaaatgggcacgatttcactggctactcaacactttcccttgcagccataagaagttttaatgtgttctggtggacctacagacagttagattagtagtagtggtgtgatttaatgtgttctgttggacctacagacagttagattagtagtagtgttgtgttttaatgtgttctgttggacctacagacagttagattagtagtagtggtgtgttttaatgtgttctgttggacctacagacagttagattagtagtagtggtgtgatttaatgtgttctgttggacctacagacagttagattagtagtagtggtgtgttttaatgtgttctgttggacctacagacagttagattagtagtaatagtgtgttttaatgtattctgttggacctacagacagttagattagtagtagtggtgtgtattaatgtgttctgttggacctacagacagttagattagtagtagtggtgtgttttaatgtgttctgttggacctacagacagttagattagtagtagtggtgtgttttaatgtgttctgttggacctacagacagttagattagtagtagtggtgtgttttaatgggttctgttggacctacagacagttagattagtgGTGTGGTTtaatccagagtgatttacagtagtgagtgcatacatttttcgtACGTTTCTTTTTCCCCCCTGATGGTcctccgtgggaatcgaacccacaaccctaacATTGCAAGCACCATACCAACTGGGCTACAAAGGACCACATTTTGGAGATGACTTAGTGGGTTGTGTCACATTTAGGCAATGCACCCTACATAGGGAGCTGTTCTGTCACCCTTTATACAGCCTTTGTACTGCTTATGAAGACTGTATGTATGCTATATAAATCCTTTATAAGTTGTATTTAGTTTAATCACAGTCTATCCTTCTGCTTTACCAACACCAGAGAACATGGTGGAGAGAGTTGGATCAAGCCTGGAcctgaggacaccagagaccatgGTGGAGAATGTTGGATCAAGCCTGGACCTGAGGACACCAGAGAACATGGTGGACAGTGTTGGATCAAGTCTGGAcctgaggacaccagagaccatgGTGGAGAGTGTTGGATCAAGCCTGGACCTGAGAACACCAGAGACCATGGTGGAGAGTGTTGGATCAAGTCTGGAcctgaggacaccagagaccatgGTGGAGAGAGTTGGATCAAGCCTGGACCTGAGAACACCAGAGACCATGGTGGAGAGTGTTGGATCAAGCCTGGACCTGAGAACACCAGAGACCATGGTGGAGAGTGTTGGATCAAGTCTGGAcctgaggacaccagagaccttGGTGGAGAGTGTTGGATCAAGCCTGGACCTGAGAACACCAGAGACCATGGTGGAGAGAGTTGGATCAAGCCTGGAcctgaggacaccagagaccatgGTGGAGAGTGTTGGATCAAGCCTGGACCTGAGGACACCAGAGAACATGGTGGACAGTGTTGGATCAAGTCTGGAcctgaggacaccagagaccatgGTGGAGAGTGTTGGATCAAGCCTGGACCTGAGAACACCAGAGACCATGGTGGAGAGTGTTGGATCAAGTCTGGAcctgaggacaccagagaccatgGTGGAGAGAGTTGGATCAAGCCTGGACCTGAGAACACCAGAGACCATGGTGGAGAGTGTTGGATCAAGCCTGGACCTGAGAACACCAGAGACCATGGTGGAGAGTGTTGGATCAAGTCTGGAcctgaggacaccagagaccatgGTGGAGAGTGTTGGATCAAGCCTGGACCTGAGAACACCAGAGACCATGGTGGACAGTGTTGGATCAAGCCTGGACCTGAGAACACCAGAGAGCATGGTGGAGAGTGTTGGATCAAGCCTGGACCTGAGAACACCAGAGACCATGGTGGAGAGTGTTGGATCAAGCCTGGACCTGAGAAATGTGAGTTAACTAATTTAATTGTTTTAAAATCTATATGCGATGAAAGCGTTCATTACACTTGAGTCCCAGGCAAGGAACACAATCATGATCTATTTGGTCAATACAAACTTAAAGGTAGAGTCAGCGATATGACGTATGTGCACAAAGTAAACGGCATTGTGGGCCAATTTCtgcaacaactaagagcgtttTAACAAGATGCTAAACTTCTCTGTTTTGGTCCCGTGGCTGACACTCTGCTAGAGAGTGAAGAGAACATCCTAGGATCTAGCAgaatgtgtgtgactgtgagagagagaagtcaggCATCTTGCACCACAATATCTGTGGTGCTGCTCGTACATCATCATTTAGCTGACTCTACCTTTAAGCTCTCATCCTAGGATCTAGCAGAAATCAGGCCCCAACATCTACAAAACATGGACCAGAACAATGTTATTTCCTGCTTCCACAAACATTAATTATTATAACACTAATGTCAGATTATGGTTTGCTAATGATTGTTCATTCTGAGACTGTTGCTCACTTATATTCATTTTTATTACAAGTCTTGTCACGAATACCACTTATTACATTGTCAATTTTAAATAACTACTTTTGACTTTAGGGATTCCTCAGAGCTGTAAGACCTGTGACCATGTTGAGGTAAGTCATGATGTCAATTCTTACTTTTACATACCTGCAGGAGTCAGGCACAGTCTCAAAGCCAGGTGTGTACTGACCAACCATTCATACTGGGATATAGACAGTCCTGTGTTCTGCTTGTAGGCATGCAGGATTTTAGCTGTTGTCATATTTTGTCATTAGAAAGTTTAATTGATAATTCACCAGCATTCCATGTAACATTGAATAAATACATTACAATAGTTACTTTGGTTaatgggccagtttcccagacacagattaagtctaGTCCTGGACCTTAAATAACTTTCTATTGAAACTTCCATTgggcatgctttttagtccagcacTAGActcaatctgtgtccaggaaacaggCCCCATATGTATAACTGACATGCTTGTCCTTGTTCAGGACTCCACACACTGGCTTCAGATTGAACCCTTGACTTCCACTGTCCAGGGAGTGACAAtgttcaggtaaaataactacTTATAACATTTCATTCCACTTGCTAGTGTATTTCCCCATTTCCTTTGGGAATAGTCTTCTAATCCAACCTCTCCATTTGACCAATGAACCTCTCTCCCATATCTTGTTGTTGCCCTCAGGCACAGGACACCCAAAGGGAGTTATGAGTGCACAGTGTCTGGGCTCCGCTGGCTGTGTGAGAGATGTCATCCTGAAGTATCACTTCAGGAACTGGGAACCCTACAGTCAACTTCTGAAAGACATGCAGTACACACAAGGGGGTCCATTGCTGGACATCACTATGGAGTTAGGTGAACTGGAGGAAGTTCATCTGCCACACTGTGTCTGTTTAGGTAAAACCATATAGAAATAGTATTCAGAAAGACATTTCCATGTAACTGAGTTTCACTTCCTGAGTTTATGAATGAACTATTCTGGGAGTTTGAGTTTACTGTGATCTGGTACTGCATATTCTTTGTGTTTTAGTAGGATGAATAATACAatatttgtctttctctctcctgtttaTTGTGTTGTTCAGGGACCAACCCTTCCCTGAGGAATGAGATGAAGATTCTTCATGTAGAGGAACATGGAGTGTCTTTAGAGGAAGTGCATGAGGTCACCAGATTCCATGCTAAGATTCTCCATCCCAAGTTCTCAGTTATCTCTCTGATACTGAGATTACTGTCTTGGAACATAGATGTCCACTGTGACGTGGTCCTCTATTTGGCAGTAAAAAGGTCAACAGTAATTTCAAGGCTGTACCTGCTCCTCAGAAACTCGAGTCAGAAAGAGGTGAGCCACTATCATTGAAGTGACAACAGTATGTTGAAACTTACTAAAGGAAAGCTGATAGTTTGTTGAAAATCTCTAGATTACAAAGACAACATGCAGCTCAGTGAGAAATCTATTTCTGTCTCATTAATTTGAAGAGCCAGTAGATGGCACTCTTCCCTCTGGTCGGAGGAGaacccaatgccccagggcagtgaaggggacatttccctgtgtagggtgctgtctttcagatgggacgttaaactgGTGTCCTCTCCATGGTCActgaagatcccatggcacttatcgtaagagtagggatgttaaccccggtgtcttggctaaattcccaatctggcccccATACCATCATGgctacctaatcatccccaggtTCCAATTGGCTaattttccccctctcctctcccctgtaactcttccccaggtcgttgctgtaaaagaGAATctcttctcagtcaacttacctggtacaCCTTTAACATATTATCCTGGTAAAATAGGGATAGTAATACAATAACAATAGTgtacacattttttgttgttgacaaaaATGGATTGCTCAGTGAGCTGCATGTTGTGTGAATTACGAGACTACATTGTTCTGACTGACTACTACATTGCTCATTTTTTAGGCTGTTCAGGAACGGGAGAAAAATCAGGTGTCCAAAGGATTTTCAGAATTCGTCCTGTCAAGTCCAAACGGGTCCTTAAAGCTGAACAGTTGGTTTGCGTTCAAGAATCCCCTCTCCAAGTCCATCAATCCAGAGGTGCAGTTTTATCAGGCTGAGGACATGAATCTGTCATATTGTATATGAATAACTGGAATATCATTCTAtttcactatttctctctctgtctgttgtctcaaTCGTTGCACCATATGGCCTCCTACAGAAGATTCAGCTGTTACCTGCAGACACCACACCAAGCTGTTGTAAGATGATTATGGGAAACACAGGGGTTGACATTGAGATGGAGTTAATCGGGGATGATGAGAGGACAGTATGGAAATCAGTGGTATCAAAAGGTAAGAAATACTAGACATGAACAGTATGTCAATCATAAATGTCCTTTTCTAACAGATGCTATTAACATGTTTTATGATATTTTCTATTGTTTGTTTTTCAGACGTATACAGCAACGACTCTCATCCAATATGTAAGTTTGCTTTTGTGGACGAGGTTTATAAAACGGGTTACAGAGCTAACATATCTTCAAGTTGTGATGAAGAACActgatgaaggtcttcatgagtcgtgttcagtggggtgatgaaggtcttcatgagacgtgttcagtggggtgatgaaggtcttcatgagtcatgttcagtggggtgatgaaggtcttcatgagtcatgttcagtggggtgatgaaggtcttcatgagtcatgttcagtggggtgatgaagTTCTTCATGAGTCatgttcagtggggtgatgaaggtcttcatgagtcgtgttcagtggggtgatgaagTTCTTCATGAGAcgtgttcagtggggtgatgaaggtcttcatgagtcatgttcagtggggtgatgaagTTCTTCATGAGTCatgttcagtggggtgatgaaggtcttcatgagtcgtgttcagtggggtgatgaaggtcttcatgagtcgtgttcagtggggtgatgaaggtcttcatgagtcgtgttcagtggggtgatgaaggtcttcatgagtcatgttcagtggggtgatgaaggtcttcatgagtcgtgttcagtggggtgatg belongs to Salvelinus fontinalis isolate EN_2023a unplaced genomic scaffold, ASM2944872v1 scaffold_0005, whole genome shotgun sequence and includes:
- the LOC129841984 gene encoding neuroblast differentiation-associated protein AHNAK-like isoform X2, producing the protein MTNTFRENMVERVGSSLDLRTPETMVENVGSSLDLRTPENMVDSVGSSLDLRTPETMVESVGSSLDLRTPETMVESVGSSLDLRTPETMVERVGSSLDLRTPETMVESVGSSLDLRTPETMVESVGSSLDLRTPETLVESVGSSLDLRTPETMVERVGSSLDLRTPETMVESVGSSLDLRTPENMVDSVGSSLDLRTPETMVESVGSSLDLRTPETMVESVGSSLDLRTPETMVERVGSSLDLRTPETMVESVGSSLDLRTPETMVESVGSSLDLRTPETMVESVGSSLDLRTPETMVDSVGSSLDLRTPESMVESVGSSLDLRTPETMVESVGSSLDLRNGFLRAVRPVTMLRTPHTGFRLNP
- the LOC129841984 gene encoding NACHT, LRR and PYD domains-containing protein 1 homolog isoform X3; this encodes MSAQCLGSAGCVRDVILKYHFRNWEPYSQLLKDMQYTQGGPLLDITMELGELEEVHLPHCVCLGTNPSLRNEMKILHVEEHGVSLEEVHEVTRFHAKILHPKFSVISLILRLLSWNIDVHCDVVLYLAVKRSTVISRLYLLLRNSSQKEAVQEREKNQVSKGFSEFVLSSPNGSLKLNSWFAFKNPLSKSINPEKIQLLPADTTPSCCKMIMGNTGVDIEMELIGDDERTVWKSVVSKDVYSNDSHPISLTVPGIPAEEFLKKHRAKLIQGVKNPMPIADYLLSKDMIGDEEYSRITAETTEQERMRELLNAVLPKGPEVMGACLKALSEHEHHLVKYLSESST
- the LOC129841984 gene encoding uncharacterized protein LOC129841984 isoform X1 yields the protein MKLNVDHGGECRLKSGLRKYACHLTLDPNTVNPHLLLSEGNRKVTRVEERQHYEDHPDRFDCLYQVLCREVISGCRYYWEVERDGDWADIGVVYKGMKRKGREDDSWIGLNRKSWCLYCYDSAYEFIHAGVNRSISGPVSKRVGVYLDWSAGSLSFYSVSSSGTLTHLYTEHTTFTEPLYPGFGVYSSSSVTLCQIDDQHIQREHGGESWIKPGPEDTRDHGGECWIKPGPEDTREHGGQCWIKSGPEDTRDHGGECWIKPGPENTRDHGGECWIKSGPEDTRDHGGESWIKPGPENTRDHGGECWIKPGPENTRDHGGECWIKSGPEDTRDLGGECWIKPGPENTRDHGGESWIKPGPEDTRDHGGECWIKPGPEDTREHGGQCWIKSGPEDTRDHGGECWIKPGPENTRDHGGECWIKSGPEDTRDHGGESWIKPGPENTRDHGGECWIKPGPENTRDHGGECWIKSGPEDTRDHGGECWIKPGPENTRDHGGQCWIKPGPENTREHGGECWIKPGPENTRDHGGECWIKPGPEKWIPQSCKTCDHVEDSTHWLQIEPLTSTVQGVTMFRHRTPKGSYECTVSGLRWLCERCHPEVSLQELGTLQSTSERHAVHTRGSIAGHHYGVR